The Candidatus Babeliales bacterium nucleotide sequence CTTTGCTTCCAATCACGACGTTTTTTGTGATTTTTTCTCCATTGCGTTCAATGACAATAGTTACTTCTTTAAGCGCAAGAGGCTCAATAATTGTTTGTAGTTTTTGTATGTTGTTTCCGATAATTTCTTCATTTATCGATAAGATGCGGTCTCCTGAAAGAAATGCATGTTTTTCTGCAGCTGATCCTGCTTGAACTGTTGAAATAACAGTATTTGGCATGATTGGTGTTTTGGGAATGCCAGCAAAAAATAGAAGAATCATAGCGCAATAAGCGAATATTAGATTAAATAAAATGCCGCCGAGCATAACGCATAATTTTTGGTAGAATGGTTTAACTGCAAAAGAACCTTTATCGGTAGCAAGAGCTTCTTTTTGCTCTCCTTGACCAACTTCTGCAGCACCTGCTATTTCAACATAGCCACCAAAAGGGATTGCGGAGAGACAAAACTCAGTTTCGCCTATTTTTTTACTTATTAGTCGTGGGCCAAATCCTAGGGAAAAGGAAGGTATGCGAATTTTAAAAAGCTTAGCAAATAGAAAATGTCCAAGCTCGTGAAAACCGATCAAAAACCCCATGCCGAAAAATCCAAGCAGAATAAAAAAAAGTTGTTGGGATATGAGTACTAATTTTGCAAAGCATGTTGTAATCATAATAAATAATCCTTTTGTGTATGATTAAAATATAGAAAAGCTATTTTGCCAATTGCGTAAAAATAAGCTATCATTAATAATAACATAAGTCCATGGCTTTTATCCCCAACTTTTAACCCAACCTCCACTGTCGTTTTGGCCGGGTACCCATTGGAAAGAATTGAAAATGGGTCAAAGCATGGGGTAAAAAAAGCTGAATGAGCTGTGCTTTTCTGGTGTGAACTATGAATTATTTTCTTGAAAAAATTCACAAAGAGGGTAAAATAGCAATTAGTCAACTTAGGTGCTTAGTGTAGCGCGTCGGATTAAAAGTTGCGATTATATAATAAAATTATTTCTTATAACGTGATAATATGAGGGTTTCTATACATGCCAACGATTAATCAATTATGTCGATTTGGTAGGAATAAAATTAAGGCAAAGCCTAAGAGTCCTGCCCTAAGAAGAGGGTTGTTTCTCAAAGGGCCTTTTGCCAAAGGGGTTTGTACCCGAGTTTTTACTACGACGCCTAAAAAACCTAACTCTGCGCTTAGAAAAGTTGCTCGTGTTAAGTTGACCACAGGTTTAGAAGTAACAGCATATATACCGGGTGAGGGGCACAATTTGCAAGAGCACTCTGTGGTTCTTGTTCGGGGTGGTCGTGTTAAGGATTTACCTGGTGTTAAATACCATATTGTGAGAGGCGCACTCGATTGCGCAGGCGTAGATAAAAGAAGGCAAGGACGATCTCTTTACGGAGCGAAACGTCCAAAGAACAAATAAGGAATTGAATTATGCCAAGGCGTAGGCAAGTCGAATTTATAAGAGACGTTGGTGTTGATCCAAAATTCGGATCATTATTGGTTCAAAAGCTTATCAATGTTGTCATGAAATGTGGCAAGAAAAATTGTGCAAGAACAATTGTCTATGAAGCGATGGATTTGCTTGTAAAAAAAACAAATGGTGACGAAAAAAGAGCAGTAGAGCTTTTTACTCGTGCTTTTGAACAAGTAGCCCCTTTCATTGAAGTTCGTTCGCGACGTGTGGGTGGTAGCACCTATCAGATTCCTCGTGAAGTGAGTGAAAAGCGCAGAAGAGCGCTTGCGTTGCGTTGGCTTGTTTCATCTGCGAGAACTCGTACTGATAAAACAATGGGATTGCGTCTTGGACGTGAACTATTGGATGCGAGTGAACTCAAAGGTGGTGCAGTAAAGAAAAGAGCAGATGTTCAACGTATGGCGGATGCAAATCGCGCATTCTCTCATTATGCATGGTAAGAGAGGATCATTATGTCAGTGAAACAATATCCGT carries:
- a CDS encoding M50 family metallopeptidase, translating into MITTCFAKLVLISQQLFFILLGFFGMGFLIGFHELGHFLFAKLFKIRIPSFSLGFGPRLISKKIGETEFCLSAIPFGGYVEIAGAAEVGQGEQKEALATDKGSFAVKPFYQKLCVMLGGILFNLIFAYCAMILLFFAGIPKTPIMPNTVISTVQAGSAAEKHAFLSGDRILSINEEIIGNNIQKLQTIIEPLALKEVTIVIERNGEKITKNVVIGSKATETTTIGTLGVEFDFLPTPPHSLKDAIIKGIALCNTWIKNTCAGFSNLFSRKGINNVAGPVMIIAMTVKGAAAGWQIFLLLLAIISINLAVLNLIPLPILDGGQILFYSIEAIIGRPIPNKVREYIHIATWIMFIILFIYLTTQDVSRIVSPYIDSVLKFFKLR
- the rpsL gene encoding 30S ribosomal protein S12; translated protein: MPTINQLCRFGRNKIKAKPKSPALRRGLFLKGPFAKGVCTRVFTTTPKKPNSALRKVARVKLTTGLEVTAYIPGEGHNLQEHSVVLVRGGRVKDLPGVKYHIVRGALDCAGVDKRRQGRSLYGAKRPKNK
- the rpsG gene encoding 30S ribosomal protein S7 → MPRRRQVEFIRDVGVDPKFGSLLVQKLINVVMKCGKKNCARTIVYEAMDLLVKKTNGDEKRAVELFTRAFEQVAPFIEVRSRRVGGSTYQIPREVSEKRRRALALRWLVSSARTRTDKTMGLRLGRELLDASELKGGAVKKRADVQRMADANRAFSHYAW